AAACACTTCTTTGTTAATATGATATAAGACATAGTATCCTTCTTTATATCCTGTTATTATGCCAACTTCTTTTAATATTTTTATATGTTGTGAAACAGCAGAATCTGAAATTCCTAAGTATTTAGAAATTCCTTTTTGACAGATATTTCTTTTAGATACTAATATAAGTATGTTAAGTCTAGTTTCATCACTCAATGCTTTAAATATTTTAACCAAATTTTCCATAAATACCTCTTTTTGATTAAGTAATTACTTAATTAAATTATAGTACTCTTAATTAGATTTTTCAACTATTATTTTGAAATTTTGGAACTTATTATAAATAATTCTAATTATTTCTATATATATTTTAATTGTTAGTTTAAA
This sequence is a window from Clostridioides difficile. Protein-coding genes within it:
- a CDS encoding winged helix-turn-helix domain-containing protein: MENLVKIFKALSDETRLNILILVSKRNICQKGISKYLGISDSAVSQHIKILKEVGIITGYKEGYYVLYHINKEVFNICMDFINSMLSNSSESFIDVFDVNTIHLGCSKECKSMKKCCKRREK